Proteins encoded together in one Orbaceae bacterium lpD01 window:
- a CDS encoding SulP family inorganic anion transporter, whose product MALKDRASFQQFMRWMPGLESLLFYQRKHLSADIRAGLSVAAVSLPVSIAYAELTGVGAIAGLYSTILPLIVYALFGSSRQLIVGPDTATCAVIAAVVAPLAMGDPILRWELVVITTLMIGFWCIIAAKFHLGSLADLLSKPILMGLLNGISLTIILDQLAKSAGFKYEVNGFIERLIRLPTYLFDMHIPTATISACTLLILLGVKKVRPRWPAPLIAVVIMTLLSWMLNFEKQHVAIIGRITAEGLPLSSWLDFDVSLTRELVVPSINIAIICFVSMMITVRSFGVKNNYDTNADVEFRALGFANIAAGLSQGFVVSGTSSRTAVNDASGGKTQLVSIIAAVLIGIVVLFFLKPLQYIPVSVLGIILIYSSWSLVDLRSIFQLFNRNRDAFYLSLATLVAVLVIGIIPGMGLAVLLGLFLFLRKIFRPTEQLLGVDSNGLIHSIGGDTKPIANVLMYRFNSPLTYFNIGYFKRRLLTLIDESPVHCKWIIIDAVPSFTYPDVNVLSGIEELLRSFKVRDCVLVLAGRRGSLKRWFKDMDIDLDRDHIEFVSDLYLAIRMVQSKDQASLTSVTTDESTPAESASQANG is encoded by the coding sequence ATGGCCTTAAAAGATCGCGCTTCTTTTCAACAGTTCATGCGCTGGATGCCTGGACTGGAAAGTCTGCTATTTTATCAACGTAAACATTTAAGTGCGGATATTCGGGCTGGATTGTCGGTTGCCGCTGTCTCTTTGCCGGTATCGATTGCTTATGCTGAACTGACTGGCGTCGGGGCGATAGCCGGATTGTACTCGACCATTCTACCCTTAATCGTGTATGCGCTTTTTGGCTCATCCAGACAGTTGATTGTCGGGCCTGATACGGCAACTTGTGCGGTGATTGCGGCGGTGGTTGCCCCTTTAGCGATGGGGGATCCGATTCTACGCTGGGAACTGGTGGTTATCACCACACTGATGATTGGATTTTGGTGTATTATTGCGGCAAAATTTCATCTTGGTTCTTTAGCTGACTTACTCTCCAAGCCGATCTTAATGGGACTGTTAAATGGTATCTCTTTAACGATTATCTTAGATCAGCTCGCTAAAAGTGCTGGTTTTAAATATGAAGTAAATGGTTTTATTGAACGATTAATTCGTTTACCGACCTATCTTTTCGATATGCATATTCCTACCGCGACGATCTCGGCCTGTACTTTATTAATTTTACTTGGGGTTAAAAAAGTCAGACCACGCTGGCCTGCGCCATTAATTGCGGTGGTGATCATGACACTATTATCCTGGATGCTGAACTTTGAAAAGCAGCATGTCGCTATTATTGGCCGGATTACAGCAGAGGGATTACCGCTCTCTTCCTGGCTCGATTTTGATGTGAGCTTGACCCGTGAGCTGGTGGTACCCTCGATCAATATCGCGATTATCTGTTTTGTCAGTATGATGATTACGGTGCGTAGCTTCGGGGTAAAAAATAATTATGATACCAATGCCGATGTTGAATTTAGAGCGTTGGGATTCGCCAATATAGCAGCTGGTCTATCGCAGGGATTTGTGGTCAGCGGCACGTCATCGAGAACGGCGGTGAATGATGCCAGTGGTGGAAAAACGCAATTAGTATCGATTATTGCCGCGGTTTTAATTGGTATTGTGGTGCTATTTTTTCTTAAGCCATTACAGTATATTCCCGTCAGTGTTTTGGGTATTATTTTGATTTACTCCTCCTGGTCATTAGTCGATTTACGGTCTATCTTTCAGCTATTTAATCGTAATCGAGACGCTTTTTATCTCAGTTTAGCGACATTAGTTGCGGTATTAGTGATTGGCATTATTCCCGGTATGGGGCTGGCGGTATTACTCGGCCTGTTTCTATTCCTGCGAAAAATATTTAGACCCACAGAGCAGTTACTGGGCGTTGATAGTAATGGTTTAATTCACTCGATTGGCGGGGATACTAAACCGATAGCCAATGTTTTGATGTATCGATTTAATTCACCGTTAACCTATTTTAATATTGGCTATTTTAAACGTCGCTTACTGACGCTGATTGATGAATCACCCGTGCACTGTAAATGGATTATTATTGATGCGGTGCCGAGCTTCACCTATCCTGATGTCAATGTGTTAAGTGGGATTGAAGAGTTACTGCGCTCATTTAAAGTGCGTGATTGTGTGTTAGTGTTAGCCGGGCGGCGTGGAAGCTTAAAACGCTGGTTTAAGGATATGGATATTGATTTAGATAGAGATCATATCGAATTTGTTTCGGATCTCTATTTAGCGATTCGAATGGTACAGAGTAAAGATCAGGCGAGTTTGACCAGCGTAACAACGGATGAATCAACACCAGCAGAATCGGCATCTCAGGCAAACGGATAA
- a CDS encoding CinA family nicotinamide mononucleotide deamidase-related protein, producing the protein MAQLNKINIEMLSTGVEVLYGQIIDTNAAWLSDFLFQQGFAMTARTTAGDNLQQLIAMLQARSQENDILIVNGGLGPTQDDLSALAAAIACGETLVLNEPWLRQMQRYYAASGREMSPANEKQAMLPKGAEMISNPVGTACGFSLQMNGCWLFFTPGVPSEFKVMIKDEILPRIRQLYPETEPMLCYRLTILGRSESELASELERNLVLPEAVSLGYRAAMPIVELKLTGPAHCQPAMDNIWQQIQQQVNDSTIFHGTIGLPALIATLLGQKNLHLTVIEQYTAGLLSYQLYQADAPLVKSTVCQGQVHDLRQLAAQQQAETQADIVLAIGDYQPDEHFFEIVLLSQSQSQWQTARFRMTYTSRQYAKPILQETFLTVALDLLRRHLLGLPMVAPNIWLTVEPI; encoded by the coding sequence ATGGCACAGTTAAATAAGATCAACATAGAGATGCTCAGTACCGGTGTTGAGGTTCTCTATGGGCAAATTATTGATACCAATGCCGCTTGGTTATCCGACTTTTTGTTCCAACAGGGCTTTGCTATGACGGCACGTACCACGGCTGGTGATAATCTACAGCAACTTATTGCCATGTTGCAGGCGCGTAGTCAAGAGAATGATATCTTAATTGTCAATGGTGGGCTTGGACCAACACAGGACGATTTAAGTGCACTAGCCGCGGCCATCGCTTGCGGTGAAACATTAGTGCTGAATGAGCCGTGGCTTAGGCAGATGCAGCGTTATTATGCTGCCAGCGGTCGTGAAATGTCACCAGCAAATGAGAAGCAGGCGATGTTGCCCAAAGGTGCGGAGATGATTAGTAATCCGGTGGGTACCGCTTGTGGCTTTTCGCTGCAAATGAATGGTTGCTGGTTATTTTTTACGCCAGGTGTGCCGTCAGAATTTAAAGTCATGATAAAAGATGAAATTTTGCCGCGTATACGTCAATTATATCCTGAGACGGAGCCGATGTTATGTTATCGGTTAACCATACTGGGTCGCTCAGAAAGCGAACTAGCCAGCGAATTGGAGCGTAATCTAGTCCTGCCTGAAGCGGTCTCATTAGGTTATCGCGCAGCTATGCCGATAGTTGAACTCAAACTGACGGGACCGGCTCACTGTCAACCGGCCATGGACAACATTTGGCAGCAGATCCAGCAGCAGGTTAATGACAGTACTATTTTTCATGGTACTATCGGTTTACCGGCACTTATCGCGACATTGTTGGGGCAAAAAAACTTGCATCTGACGGTCATCGAACAGTATACCGCCGGCTTATTAAGCTATCAGCTCTATCAGGCCGATGCCCCGCTGGTAAAATCAACAGTCTGTCAGGGACAGGTGCATGATTTACGGCAACTCGCGGCGCAGCAGCAAGCTGAAACTCAGGCTGATATCGTTTTAGCTATCGGCGATTATCAGCCGGATGAGCACTTTTTTGAGATTGTCTTACTTTCTCAGTCTCAGTCTCAGTGGCAGACCGCCCGCTTTCGCATGACCTATACCAGTCGGCAATATGCCAAACCCATTTTACAAGAGACGTTCTTAACGGTGGCTTTAGATTTACTCAGACGCCATCTGCTTGGTTTGCCTATGGTAGCGCCTAATATTTGGCTCACAGTTGAACCCATTTAA
- a CDS encoding TIGR03915 family putative DNA repair protein, with the protein MNIFYFDNTFQGLLCAVFDAYKLKSFPDALLCQGEIEPLLTEQTHQVDTVNSKYERVSQALQKKLSKFALNQLSYVWLAQTPESRMLIFRYIRKVFDSPRNIEQHFADPDILAVKQLAKKVSHERHYVLMFVRFNKTADDIYFSPIAPRYNVLPLVCGHFKDRFADQKWAIYDEQRGYGYFFDGKQIMDITLDDASDFLVNGRLNQQYMAEGEEKFMQMWRNYFKALTIKERINPKLQKQFMPKRFWKHLPETWQDEA; encoded by the coding sequence ATGAATATTTTTTACTTCGATAATACTTTTCAGGGCCTGCTTTGTGCCGTGTTTGATGCTTATAAACTCAAATCATTTCCGGATGCATTACTCTGTCAGGGTGAAATTGAACCGCTACTCACTGAGCAGACTCATCAAGTCGATACGGTCAATAGTAAATATGAACGAGTGAGTCAGGCACTACAGAAAAAGCTCTCTAAATTTGCCCTGAATCAGCTGAGCTATGTTTGGTTGGCGCAAACACCGGAAAGCCGCATGCTAATTTTCCGTTATATCCGTAAAGTCTTCGATTCACCAAGAAATATTGAACAGCACTTTGCTGATCCGGATATTTTAGCCGTTAAACAGCTCGCGAAAAAAGTGAGCCACGAACGCCATTATGTCTTGATGTTTGTGCGTTTTAACAAAACCGCTGATGATATCTACTTTTCCCCCATCGCACCAAGATACAATGTATTACCGCTGGTTTGTGGTCATTTTAAGGATCGCTTTGCCGATCAAAAATGGGCTATTTATGATGAACAGCGTGGCTACGGCTATTTTTTTGATGGTAAGCAGATCATGGACATCACACTCGATGACGCCAGTGACTTTTTAGTGAATGGTCGTTTAAATCAGCAATATATGGCGGAAGGGGAAGAGAAATTTATGCAAATGTGGCGTAACTATTTCAAAGCATTAACCATCAAAGAACGAATAAATCCTAAGTTGCAAAAACAATTTATGCCCAAACGTTTCTGGAAACATCTACCGGAAACCTGGCAGGATGAGGCCTAG
- a CDS encoding putative DNA modification/repair radical SAM protein yields the protein MRKEIIDKLVILAESAKYDISCASSGTTRNNTSQGIGNANGWGICHSYTEDGRCVALLKIMLTNFCLYDCAYCINRRSNDIPRAAFSPKELANLTIEFYRRNYIEGLFLSSGIIKNPDHTMERMINVVKLLRTEHQYNGYIHMKTIPGASKELTYQAGLYADRLSINLEIPTEQNLKLLAPEKDHQSIYKPMHHIQQYTLESKEDRKKHRNAPRFAPAGQSTQIIIGATNETDKDILNLTSVLYQRPTMKRVYYSGFIPVNEYDKRLPVVKDVPKLRENRLYQADWLLRFYQFNVNEIVNDLHPELELDIDPKLSWALRHPEYFPVDVNRASYEQILRVPGIGIKSARMIVSARQHGALTLNALKRIGVVLKRAQYFIHCRDKSMLTIHEAKPENVRLALIAPTPIPRGQPEQLSIGF from the coding sequence ATGCGAAAAGAGATCATAGATAAACTTGTCATTCTGGCTGAGTCAGCTAAGTATGATATCTCTTGTGCATCAAGCGGCACCACACGTAACAATACCTCACAAGGTATTGGTAATGCCAATGGTTGGGGAATTTGTCATAGCTATACGGAAGATGGCCGATGTGTGGCGCTACTAAAGATTATGCTGACCAACTTTTGCCTATATGATTGTGCTTACTGTATTAATCGCCGTAGTAATGATATTCCGCGTGCCGCTTTTTCACCTAAAGAGCTGGCGAATTTAACGATTGAATTTTATCGACGAAACTATATTGAAGGCCTGTTTTTAAGTTCCGGCATTATCAAAAATCCTGATCATACCATGGAAAGAATGATTAATGTCGTTAAATTACTCCGTACCGAGCATCAATATAATGGCTATATTCATATGAAAACGATTCCGGGCGCGAGCAAAGAGCTCACCTATCAGGCTGGTCTCTATGCGGATAGACTGAGTATCAATCTTGAAATCCCAACTGAACAGAACCTGAAGCTGCTTGCGCCAGAAAAAGATCATCAAAGTATTTATAAGCCGATGCATCATATTCAACAATATACGCTGGAAAGCAAAGAAGATCGCAAAAAGCATCGCAATGCTCCCCGCTTTGCACCGGCTGGTCAAAGTACCCAAATTATTATTGGTGCCACTAATGAAACCGATAAAGATATTTTGAATTTAACCTCAGTGCTTTATCAAAGGCCGACCATGAAACGCGTCTACTACTCCGGTTTTATTCCGGTCAATGAGTACGACAAACGCCTCCCTGTCGTCAAAGATGTGCCCAAGTTACGCGAAAACAGACTTTATCAGGCTGACTGGTTACTGCGTTTCTATCAATTTAACGTCAATGAAATTGTGAATGATCTTCATCCGGAATTAGAACTCGATATTGATCCTAAACTATCCTGGGCGCTTCGCCATCCGGAATACTTTCCGGTCGACGTGAATCGAGCCAGTTATGAACAGATATTGCGCGTACCTGGCATCGGCATTAAATCCGCACGGATGATTGTCAGTGCCCGTCAGCATGGCGCACTCACCCTAAATGCCTTGAAACGGATTGGGGTCGTACTGAAACGGGCACAATATTTTATTCACTGTCGGGATAAGTCAATGCTGACGATTCATGAGGCCAAACCAGAAAATGTGCGTTTAGCGTTGATCGCACCAACCCCAATCCCCCGTGGCCAACCTGAGCAACTCTCGATTGGTTTTTAA
- the recG gene encoding ATP-dependent DNA helicase RecG, whose amino-acid sequence MNSRLFNHIPIKNLSGVGPALEQKLHKLGLNTIQDLLLHFPFRYENRALTSKIADVKVGQHISIEGEIVQKQIIAGRRKMLVCTLSDGTGLANLRFMYFNVGIQNSLRQGEWVRAYGEIKQGKRGVEIIHPQYQLIRHQASLQTDDGQLTPVYPTTEGMTQTVLRKLITQALLLLKRNQPEEILPTNLMQAMPDIVTALSTIHQPPVDIDPALIDSGEHPAQKRLIFEELLAYQLSMQLTKNYNQDQQAYPLIASQKLISPFLAQLPFSLTDAQKRVTEEIEQDLKYPVPMMRLVQGDVGSGKTMVAAMAALMAIENGKQVVLMAPTEILAEQHYLNFKKWFEPLNITLDWVSGRLQGKAKQAQFDAITRGEITMIIGTHAIFYDKAQFADLALVIIDEQHRFGVNQRLSLWQKGVKNERCPHQLIMTATPIPRTLAMTIYADLAISIIDELPPGRTPITTVVIANTRRLEIIERVKQACKHGSQVYWVCTLVEESETLDAQAAENLAQELQAYLAPINVGLIHGRMKPAEKQQIMQSFKDNQIQLLVATTVIEVGVDVSNASLMIIENAERLGLSQLHQLRGRVGRGSAVSHCVLLYQAPLSKTAQSRLQVMRDSNDGFVIAQKDMEIRGIGEILGTKQIGTADFKVVDLVRDQHLIGQIQRVSHYLLDHHPQSARQLVDCWLPDREKYINA is encoded by the coding sequence ATGAATTCACGACTGTTTAATCATATTCCTATAAAAAACCTCTCTGGTGTTGGTCCGGCATTAGAACAGAAACTTCATAAACTGGGCCTCAATACCATCCAAGATCTCCTACTACATTTTCCATTTCGTTATGAAAATCGTGCACTCACCAGTAAAATCGCGGATGTAAAAGTGGGTCAGCATATCTCCATTGAAGGGGAAATTGTCCAAAAACAGATTATTGCTGGCCGTCGTAAAATGCTTGTCTGTACCCTTTCTGACGGTACTGGATTGGCCAATTTACGCTTTATGTACTTTAATGTTGGTATCCAAAATAGTCTACGCCAAGGTGAATGGGTCCGAGCTTATGGTGAAATCAAGCAAGGCAAACGCGGTGTTGAGATCATCCATCCGCAATATCAGCTTATTCGTCATCAAGCCAGTCTACAGACCGATGACGGTCAACTGACGCCGGTTTATCCAACCACCGAAGGCATGACGCAAACCGTACTGCGTAAACTGATTACCCAAGCACTTTTACTACTCAAGCGTAATCAGCCTGAAGAGATCTTACCGACGAATTTAATGCAAGCCATGCCAGATATTGTCACTGCCTTATCCACCATTCATCAGCCGCCGGTTGATATTGATCCGGCACTAATCGATAGCGGCGAGCACCCGGCGCAAAAACGGCTAATCTTTGAAGAGCTACTAGCCTACCAACTGAGCATGCAACTGACCAAAAATTACAATCAAGATCAGCAAGCTTATCCGCTCATTGCCAGTCAGAAGCTGATTAGCCCTTTTTTGGCTCAGCTCCCCTTCTCCTTAACCGATGCCCAAAAGCGTGTAACAGAAGAGATTGAACAAGATCTAAAGTATCCCGTTCCGATGATGCGATTAGTGCAAGGCGATGTCGGTTCCGGCAAAACCATGGTTGCGGCAATGGCAGCATTAATGGCCATCGAAAATGGTAAACAGGTTGTCTTGATGGCGCCGACCGAGATTCTGGCTGAACAACACTATCTCAACTTCAAAAAATGGTTTGAACCGTTGAATATTACGCTTGATTGGGTCTCCGGTCGTTTACAAGGTAAAGCGAAACAAGCACAATTTGATGCAATTACCCGGGGTGAGATCACCATGATCATTGGTACGCACGCCATCTTTTATGATAAAGCCCAATTTGCCGATCTGGCTTTGGTGATTATTGATGAGCAGCATCGCTTCGGTGTTAACCAGCGATTAAGTCTTTGGCAAAAAGGGGTCAAAAATGAGCGCTGCCCACATCAATTAATTATGACAGCCACCCCAATTCCACGAACGTTAGCGATGACGATATATGCCGATTTGGCTATCTCCATCATTGATGAACTGCCGCCGGGCCGCACACCGATTACTACCGTGGTGATTGCCAATACCCGTCGCTTGGAGATTATTGAGCGAGTGAAACAAGCTTGTAAACATGGCAGTCAGGTCTATTGGGTTTGTACACTGGTCGAGGAGTCGGAAACCCTCGACGCACAAGCGGCTGAAAATTTAGCCCAAGAGCTGCAAGCCTATCTGGCCCCAATCAACGTAGGTCTGATTCATGGCAGAATGAAACCCGCCGAAAAACAGCAGATCATGCAATCTTTTAAGGATAATCAGATTCAATTGTTAGTCGCAACCACGGTGATTGAAGTAGGGGTTGATGTCTCCAATGCCAGCTTAATGATCATTGAAAATGCCGAACGTCTTGGTTTATCCCAATTACATCAGTTACGTGGCCGAGTGGGACGAGGCAGTGCCGTCTCACATTGCGTCCTGCTCTATCAAGCACCGCTCTCTAAAACGGCGCAATCACGATTACAGGTCATGCGCGATAGCAATGATGGATTTGTCATCGCCCAAAAAGATATGGAGATTCGCGGTATTGGCGAAATACTGGGCACCAAACAGATTGGTACCGCTGATTTTAAAGTTGTCGATCTGGTGCGAGATCAGCATCTAATTGGCCAGATTCAGCGGGTCTCTCACTATCTACTCGATCATCATCCGCAAAGTGCTCGCCAGTTAGTGGATTGCTGGTTACCCGATAGAGAAAAATATATCAATGCCTAA
- the spoT gene encoding bifunctional GTP diphosphokinase/guanosine-3',5'-bis pyrophosphate 3'-pyrophosphohydrolase yields the protein MQIFEPLKHLIQAYLPEKQIEIIQDAYTFASQAHEGQFRSSGEPYITHPVSVGCILAEMRLDSETIAAALLHDVIEDTSVTYEDITKRYGHHIAELVEGVSKLDKLKFRTRQEAQAENFRKMVMAMVQDVRVILIKLADRTHNMRTLGALRPEKRRRIAKETLEIYAPLAYRLGIHNLKTELEELGFSALYPNRANVIRKVINAARGTRKEMIQKILSEIQGRLNEAKISGEVEGYEKNIYNIYLKMQLKEQKFHSIMDIFDFRIIVKDVDACYRVLGLMHNLYKPRISRFRDYIAIPKANGYQSLHTSMIGPRGVPVEVQIRTEDMNQMAEMGIAAHWVYSEKDELNNTTAQIKAQRWMQNLLELQQSVGSSFEFIENVKSDLFPKEIYVFTPKGRIVELPEGATAVDFAYAVHTDIGHHCVGAIVDRNAYSLYKPLDSGQTVEIITDKESLPNAAWLNFVVSSKARSRIRQALKNLKREEAISLGRRLLNRALSIEGGIDKIPAINLQRSLEFMKLETLDDLLAEIGSGNIMSGFVARGLENSDIVDLISGERRKLALKDTGNNIIHFAKCCHPIPNDAIIGYVSPEKGLTIHHEACRNISDYRNEPEKYISFEWTTEPHQKFTAELRIEIKNNQGALASIISIINDHHANVQGLSTDEKEDRHHAICILIEVNNTGQLNEIMDRISTLPDVVSASRNIN from the coding sequence ATGCAAATTTTTGAACCCCTCAAGCATCTTATTCAGGCCTATCTTCCAGAAAAACAGATTGAAATTATTCAAGATGCCTATACTTTTGCCAGTCAAGCGCATGAAGGGCAGTTCCGATCTAGCGGTGAACCCTATATTACCCATCCAGTCTCTGTAGGCTGTATCTTAGCGGAAATGCGTCTGGACTCAGAGACCATTGCTGCCGCACTACTCCATGATGTTATTGAAGATACTTCAGTGACGTATGAAGACATCACTAAACGTTATGGCCACCATATTGCTGAATTAGTTGAAGGCGTTTCAAAACTCGATAAACTTAAATTTCGTACCCGCCAGGAAGCACAGGCAGAAAACTTCCGTAAAATGGTCATGGCAATGGTCCAAGATGTCCGGGTCATTTTAATCAAACTGGCCGATCGCACCCATAATATGCGAACACTCGGAGCCCTAAGGCCGGAAAAACGACGTCGAATTGCTAAAGAAACCCTAGAAATCTATGCACCGCTAGCCTATCGGTTAGGCATTCATAATCTTAAAACTGAACTTGAAGAGCTCGGTTTCTCTGCCCTGTATCCAAACCGCGCCAATGTGATTAGAAAAGTCATCAATGCCGCTCGTGGTACCCGTAAAGAGATGATCCAAAAAATCCTGTCGGAAATTCAAGGTCGTCTGAACGAGGCGAAAATCAGCGGTGAAGTCGAAGGTTATGAAAAAAATATCTATAATATCTACTTAAAAATGCAGCTTAAAGAACAAAAATTCCACTCTATTATGGATATTTTTGATTTTCGCATTATCGTTAAAGATGTTGATGCCTGTTATCGCGTCTTAGGCTTAATGCACAATCTTTACAAGCCGAGAATTAGCCGTTTCCGAGACTATATCGCCATTCCTAAAGCCAACGGCTATCAATCATTACATACCTCGATGATTGGTCCACGTGGCGTACCGGTTGAAGTACAAATTCGTACCGAAGATATGAATCAAATGGCTGAAATGGGCATCGCTGCACATTGGGTTTATAGTGAAAAAGATGAGCTCAACAACACCACCGCACAAATCAAAGCGCAGCGCTGGATGCAAAATTTGCTGGAATTACAGCAAAGTGTCGGTAGTTCATTCGAATTTATTGAAAATGTTAAATCGGACCTATTTCCGAAAGAGATCTATGTCTTTACGCCTAAAGGGCGCATTGTCGAATTACCGGAAGGTGCAACGGCGGTTGATTTTGCCTATGCCGTGCATACCGATATCGGTCATCACTGCGTTGGCGCGATTGTTGATCGTAACGCCTATTCATTATACAAGCCACTTGATAGTGGACAAACCGTCGAAATCATCACCGATAAAGAGAGTTTACCTAACGCCGCTTGGCTTAATTTCGTGGTGAGTTCTAAAGCCCGTTCTCGTATTCGTCAGGCATTAAAAAATCTCAAACGAGAAGAGGCTATCTCACTCGGTCGACGTTTACTCAATCGTGCACTCTCGATTGAAGGAGGAATTGATAAGATTCCGGCAATTAATCTGCAACGCTCGCTTGAATTTATGAAATTAGAGACACTCGATGATCTGCTTGCAGAGATTGGTTCAGGCAATATTATGAGTGGTTTTGTGGCCAGAGGACTGGAAAATAGTGATATCGTTGATCTGATTTCCGGGGAACGTCGCAAACTGGCATTAAAAGATACCGGTAATAATATTATTCACTTTGCTAAATGTTGCCATCCTATTCCAAATGACGCCATTATTGGTTATGTGAGTCCAGAAAAAGGTCTTACCATTCATCATGAAGCATGCCGAAATATTTCTGACTATCGTAATGAGCCAGAAAAGTATATTTCCTTTGAGTGGACAACAGAACCACATCAAAAATTTACCGCAGAACTTCGCATTGAGATAAAAAATAATCAAGGTGCACTCGCCAGCATTATCTCCATCATCAATGATCATCATGCCAATGTTCAAGGCTTAAGTACCGATGAGAAAGAGGATCGTCATCATGCGATCTGTATCTTGATTGAAGTCAATAACACCGGTCAGCTTAACGAGATTATGGATCGGATCAGTACATTACCTGATGTAGTGAGTGCCTCGCGTAATATTAATTAA
- the rpoZ gene encoding DNA-directed RNA polymerase subunit omega, with the protein MARVTVQDAVDAIGNRFDLVLVATRRARQIQTGNKAPLVPEENDKPTVIALREIEEGLINKNILDATDFRERQESEVDTRAAMHEMVLFDNATL; encoded by the coding sequence ATGGCTCGCGTAACAGTGCAAGATGCAGTAGATGCAATTGGTAATCGTTTTGACTTAGTATTAGTTGCCACCCGACGAGCTCGCCAAATTCAGACTGGCAATAAGGCGCCGTTGGTTCCTGAAGAAAACGATAAACCAACCGTTATTGCATTAAGAGAGATTGAAGAAGGCTTAATTAATAAAAATATTCTTGATGCCACTGATTTCCGTGAACGTCAGGAAAGTGAAGTAGATACGCGGGCCGCCATGCACGAAATGGTACTTTTTGACAACGCAACGCTCTAA
- the gmk gene encoding guanylate kinase, whose product MQEKLYSATLFIISAPSGAGKSSLINAYLNTQTTRKTKVSISHTTRDSRPGEQDGQHYHFVDKTTFEQMIAQQAFIEYAKVYDNYYGTSRQAIEGCLEQNIDVFLDIDWQGAQQVRQAMPDAKSIFILPPSLTELENRLIKRGQDSEEIIKKRMLKAQSEISHYAEYDYLIINDDFNHSLTQLQMITQVEKLKTDKQSLINQKLIAELMLRF is encoded by the coding sequence ATGCAAGAAAAATTATATAGCGCAACCTTATTTATTATCTCAGCACCGAGTGGCGCAGGTAAATCGAGTTTAATTAATGCCTATTTAAATACTCAGACAACCCGAAAAACCAAAGTCTCTATCTCACACACAACGCGCGATAGCCGTCCTGGCGAGCAAGATGGTCAACATTATCATTTCGTCGATAAAACCACGTTTGAGCAGATGATTGCACAACAGGCTTTTATTGAATATGCCAAAGTATACGACAATTACTATGGCACTTCTCGCCAAGCCATTGAAGGCTGCCTTGAACAAAATATTGATGTTTTCTTAGATATTGACTGGCAAGGTGCACAACAAGTGAGACAAGCCATGCCGGATGCCAAAAGTATTTTTATTCTGCCTCCTTCGTTAACCGAACTGGAAAATCGTTTAATTAAACGCGGTCAGGATAGTGAGGAAATCATCAAAAAACGGATGCTCAAAGCGCAATCAGAGATATCACACTATGCGGAATATGATTATCTGATCATTAATGATGATTTTAATCACTCTTTAACCCAATTACAGATGATTACCCAAGTAGAAAAACTGAAAACCGATAAACAATCTCTCATCAATCAAAAACTGATCGCTGAATTAATGCTACGATTTTAA
- the greB gene encoding transcription elongation factor GreB — translation MAKSNYITRAGYQALDQELKYLWKEERPRVTQAVSEAAAMGDRSENAEYIYGKRRLREIDRRVRFLTKRLAALTIVDPSPQQVGKVFFGAWVKVEDDNGQEYIYRLVGPDEFDPSKKWISIDSPVARALIGKRIDDEIHVMTPNGEVTYYILDIRYTPF, via the coding sequence ATGGCTAAAAGCAACTATATCACCAGAGCAGGTTATCAAGCGCTTGATCAAGAGTTAAAATATCTTTGGAAAGAGGAGCGACCTCGCGTCACCCAAGCAGTTTCAGAAGCTGCGGCAATGGGCGATCGTAGTGAAAATGCCGAATATATTTATGGTAAACGTCGTCTGCGTGAAATTGATCGCCGGGTGCGTTTTTTAACCAAAAGATTAGCGGCATTAACCATCGTTGATCCTAGTCCACAACAAGTGGGCAAAGTGTTTTTTGGCGCTTGGGTTAAAGTTGAGGATGATAACGGTCAGGAATATATTTATCGCTTAGTCGGCCCGGATGAGTTTGATCCGAGTAAAAAATGGATATCCATCGATAGTCCGGTCGCCCGAGCTTTAATCGGCAAGAGAATCGATGATGAAATTCACGTAATGACGCCGAATGGTGAGGTGACTTACTATATTTTGGATATCCGTTATACGCCATTTTAA